In a single window of the Bradyrhizobium sp. ORS 285 genome:
- the hmgA gene encoding homogentisate 1,2-dioxygenase produces MNINTSPDQLSRATGQVTPGYMSGFGNSFETEALPGALPIGRNSPQRCAYGLYAEQLSGSPFTAPRGSNERSWLYRIRPSVKHSGRFTKVDAGLWRTAPCHEQEITVQQLRWDPTPLPSGEVTFLQGVQTMTTAGDAATQAGMATHVYVITKSMVDQHFYNADGELMFVLQQGRLLFVTEFGRIDAEPGEIVVIPRGVKFRVEIPAGPARGYLCENYGGAFTLPERGPIGANCLANARDFLTPVASYEDKDGPSELYVKWGGALFKTELGHSPIDVVAWHGNFAPYKYDLRTFSPVGAIGFDHPDPSIFTVLTSPSETAGTANIDFVIFPERWMVADNTFRPPWYHMNIMSEFMGLIYGVYDAKPQGFVPGGMSLHNCMLPHGPDREAFDHASNGELKPVKLTGTMAFMFETRFPQRITKHAAESGTLQPDYADCWNGLERRFDPNRP; encoded by the coding sequence ATGAACATCAACACATCGCCTGACCAGCTCAGCCGCGCGACCGGGCAGGTCACGCCGGGCTACATGTCCGGCTTCGGCAATTCGTTCGAGACCGAGGCGCTGCCCGGCGCGCTGCCGATCGGCCGCAACTCGCCGCAGCGCTGCGCCTATGGGCTCTATGCCGAGCAGCTCTCCGGCTCGCCGTTCACCGCGCCGCGCGGCTCGAACGAGCGCTCCTGGCTCTATCGCATCCGTCCCTCCGTGAAGCACTCCGGTCGCTTCACGAAAGTCGACGCCGGGCTGTGGCGCACCGCGCCCTGCCACGAGCAGGAGATCACGGTGCAGCAGTTGCGCTGGGACCCGACGCCGCTGCCGTCCGGCGAGGTAACGTTCCTGCAGGGCGTGCAGACGATGACCACGGCCGGTGATGCCGCGACGCAGGCCGGCATGGCGACGCATGTCTATGTCATCACCAAGTCGATGGTCGACCAGCATTTCTACAATGCCGACGGCGAGCTGATGTTCGTGCTGCAACAGGGGCGCCTGCTGTTCGTCACCGAGTTCGGCCGCATCGATGCCGAGCCGGGCGAGATCGTCGTGATCCCGCGCGGCGTGAAATTCCGGGTCGAGATTCCGGCGGGACCGGCGCGTGGTTATCTCTGCGAAAACTACGGTGGCGCCTTTACCCTGCCCGAGCGCGGCCCGATCGGCGCCAATTGCCTCGCCAACGCCCGCGACTTCCTGACGCCGGTCGCCTCCTACGAGGACAAGGACGGGCCTTCCGAGCTCTACGTGAAGTGGGGCGGCGCGCTGTTCAAGACCGAACTCGGACATTCGCCGATCGACGTCGTCGCCTGGCACGGCAATTTCGCGCCCTACAAATACGATCTGCGCACCTTCTCCCCGGTCGGCGCCATCGGCTTCGATCATCCCGATCCGTCGATCTTCACCGTGCTGACCTCGCCGTCGGAGACCGCCGGCACCGCCAACATCGACTTCGTGATCTTCCCCGAGCGCTGGATGGTGGCCGACAACACCTTCCGCCCGCCGTGGTATCACATGAATATCATGTCGGAGTTCATGGGCTTGATCTACGGCGTCTACGACGCCAAGCCGCAAGGCTTCGTGCCCGGCGGCATGAGCCTGCACAATTGCATGCTGCCGCACGGCCCGGATCGCGAGGCGTTCGATCACGCCAGCAATGGCGAATTGAAGCCGGTGAAGCTCACGGGGACCATGGCCTTCATGTTCGAGACCCGGTTCCCGCAGCGGATCACGAAGCACGCCGCGGAGTCCGGGACATTGCAGCCGGACTACGCGGATTGTTGGAACGGACTGGAAAGGCGCTTCGATCCGAACCGGCCTTAG
- a CDS encoding FAD-dependent oxidoreductase: MVQASPGPSTSQAKVQFGYHRHRDQDEAAPAEHPVVVVGAGPVGLSFAIDLAQRGHAVVVLDDADRIGEGSRAICFSKRSLDYWDRLGVGDRMVDKGVVWNVGRIFHGPSELYQFNLLPEPGHKRPAFINLQQFYAESYLVDRVNELPGISLRWRNKVTALEQRNDRAVLTIETPDGAYRLSAQYVIACDGARSSLRQMVGAGFSGKVFEDQFLIADVKMTAAFPTERWFWFDPPFHAGRSALLHRQPDDVWRIDLQLTPDCDPQVEKQPENVRPRIARMLGHDKFEFEWISLYKFQCRRMERFLHGRVIFAGDSAHQVSPFGARGANSGLEDAENLAWKLDRVLRGASPSQLLETYHIERSAAADENIRESTRSTDFMAPVTAQEARLRKAVLSLAKETEFGKRMVNGGRLSVPSVYETPLSTTDAEAWAGGPCPGTSMLDAPLKVADGRHLHLTDAFNAEGRHFTLLSFANGEAIDAPADVGVIRIGGDGFADAEGYAGKRYGAEPGTSYLLRPDGYVAARFRHATRADIAAAVARASGLN, encoded by the coding sequence ATGGTGCAAGCCAGTCCCGGGCCAAGCACGAGCCAGGCAAAAGTTCAGTTCGGCTATCATCGCCACCGCGATCAGGATGAGGCGGCGCCGGCCGAGCATCCGGTCGTCGTGGTGGGCGCTGGTCCCGTCGGTCTGTCATTCGCGATCGATCTCGCGCAGCGCGGTCATGCCGTCGTGGTGCTCGATGACGCCGACCGCATCGGCGAGGGCTCGCGCGCGATCTGCTTCTCCAAGCGCTCGCTGGACTATTGGGACCGGCTCGGCGTCGGCGACCGCATGGTCGACAAGGGCGTGGTCTGGAATGTCGGCCGCATCTTCCACGGCCCGTCGGAGCTCTATCAGTTCAACCTGCTGCCGGAGCCAGGGCACAAGCGTCCAGCCTTCATCAACCTGCAGCAGTTCTATGCAGAGAGCTATCTGGTCGACCGCGTCAACGAATTGCCGGGGATTTCGCTGCGCTGGCGCAACAAGGTGACGGCGCTGGAGCAGCGCAACGATCGCGCGGTGCTGACGATCGAGACGCCGGATGGAGCCTATCGGTTGTCGGCACAATATGTGATCGCCTGCGACGGTGCCCGCTCGTCGCTGCGCCAGATGGTCGGGGCCGGCTTCTCCGGAAAGGTGTTCGAGGATCAGTTCCTGATCGCCGACGTCAAGATGACGGCGGCGTTTCCGACCGAGCGCTGGTTCTGGTTCGATCCGCCGTTCCACGCCGGCCGCTCGGCGCTGCTCCATCGCCAGCCCGACGATGTCTGGCGCATCGATCTGCAGCTCACGCCGGATTGTGACCCTCAGGTCGAGAAGCAGCCGGAGAACGTGCGTCCGCGCATCGCGCGCATGCTCGGCCACGACAAGTTCGAGTTCGAATGGATCTCGCTGTACAAGTTCCAGTGCCGCCGCATGGAGCGCTTCCTCCATGGCCGCGTGATCTTCGCCGGCGATTCCGCGCATCAGGTGTCGCCGTTCGGCGCGCGCGGCGCCAACTCCGGCCTCGAGGACGCGGAGAACCTCGCATGGAAGCTCGACCGCGTGCTGCGCGGCGCCTCGCCCTCGCAATTGCTCGAAACCTATCACATCGAGCGCAGTGCCGCCGCGGACGAGAACATCCGAGAATCGACGCGGTCGACCGACTTCATGGCTCCGGTCACCGCCCAGGAGGCGCGGCTGCGCAAGGCGGTGCTGTCGCTTGCCAAGGAGACCGAGTTCGGCAAGCGCATGGTCAATGGCGGCCGTCTGTCGGTGCCGTCGGTGTATGAGACGCCGCTGTCGACGACTGATGCCGAGGCGTGGGCTGGCGGACCTTGTCCGGGCACGTCGATGCTGGATGCGCCGCTGAAGGTGGCCGATGGCAGGCACCTTCACCTCACCGACGCGTTCAATGCGGAGGGTCGACACTTTACATTGCTGTCGTTCGCCAATGGCGAGGCGATCGACGCGCCCGCTGACGTCGGCGTCATCAGGATCGGCGGCGACGGCTTCGCCGATGCGGAAGGATATGCCGGCAAGCGCTACGGCGCCGAACCGGGCACCTCCTATCTACTGCGCCCGGACGGCTACGTCGCGGCGCGCTTCCGGCATGCAACGCGCGCCGACATCGCGGCCGCCGTGGCGCGCGCCTCCGGTCTGAACTGA
- a CDS encoding MarR family winged helix-turn-helix transcriptional regulator, whose translation MANPSPAESRRPAKGANGGQNAAAPQEAERLDLFKFAPFRLNRLAAEVSAALASEYRERYGLDIPEWRVLATLGFRREACSAQYVAACTRTHKSTISRAVTSLLERRLIERVENADDRREFRLRLTRKGKTLYEELIPRLQQREREIMACLSVDERKVFDRLIGKIEASLDLIQTSEEADAKQAY comes from the coding sequence GTGGCGAACCCATCACCTGCGGAGTCCCGGCGTCCGGCGAAGGGCGCCAATGGCGGTCAGAATGCCGCAGCGCCGCAGGAGGCGGAGCGGCTCGACCTGTTCAAGTTCGCGCCGTTTCGGCTCAACCGTCTGGCGGCGGAGGTGAGCGCGGCGCTCGCCAGCGAGTATCGCGAGCGCTACGGCCTCGACATCCCCGAATGGCGCGTGCTGGCGACGCTCGGCTTCCGCCGCGAGGCCTGCAGCGCGCAATATGTCGCGGCCTGTACGCGGACGCATAAATCGACCATCAGCCGCGCGGTGACGTCGCTGCTGGAACGGCGGCTGATCGAGCGCGTCGAGAATGCCGACGACCGCCGCGAATTCCGGCTGCGGCTGACGCGCAAGGGCAAGACGCTGTATGAGGAGCTGATCCCCCGGCTGCAGCAGCGCGAGCGCGAGATCATGGCGTGCCTGTCGGTGGACGAGCGCAAGGTGTTCGACCGGCTGATCGGCAAGATCGAGGCGAGTTTGGATTTGATCCAGACGAGCGAGGAAGCGGACGCCAAGCAGGCGTATTAG
- a CDS encoding DUF2783 domain-containing protein, producing the protein MALSTASNFAKPDDAFRAIVEAHRGLSEQDSADLDAALVLILANHIGDITVLREAITLAKRRMIDASQQQQQQQQ; encoded by the coding sequence ATGGCCCTCTCCACCGCCTCCAACTTCGCCAAGCCCGATGACGCCTTCCGCGCCATCGTCGAGGCGCATCGCGGCCTCTCGGAACAGGACAGCGCCGATCTCGATGCGGCGCTGGTCCTGATCCTCGCCAATCACATCGGCGACATCACCGTGTTGCGCGAGGCGATCACGCTCGCCAAGCGGCGCATGATCGACGCGAGCCAGCAACAGCAACAACAGCAGCAATAG
- the fahA gene encoding fumarylacetoacetase, producing the protein MPHPNDSSLRSFIPVDPSSDFPIQNLPYGVFSAADSPKPRVGVAIGEFVLDLAVLEGEGLLDLAPAYEVFAQPSLNAFMALGPAVWSKTRAAISALLRDDNPRLRDDKPLRSRALLPRQDVTLHLPFHVAGYTDFYSSKEHATNVGVMFRGKDNALQPNWLHMPIGYNGRASTVVVSGTKVRRPRGQLKLPTADVPSFGPCKRLDFELEMGVVIGQSSPLGEMLSEAQAEAMIFGFVLLNDWSARDIQQWEYVPLGPFQSKAFVTSISPWVVTREALEPFRVSGPEQDPTPLPYLQQKKAQNYDLALEVALRASGGNAAQNISQTNFKYMYWSSVQQLMHHASSGCAMSVGDLLGSGTISGPEKHQRGSLLEISWNGTEPVELAGGAKRTFLEDGDSLVMRGWCQGQGYRVGFGEVEGTIVAAG; encoded by the coding sequence TTGCCCCACCCCAACGATTCCTCGCTCCGCTCCTTCATCCCGGTCGATCCGTCGTCCGACTTCCCGATCCAGAACCTGCCCTACGGCGTGTTCTCCGCCGCGGACTCGCCGAAGCCGCGCGTCGGCGTCGCCATCGGCGAGTTCGTGCTCGATCTCGCGGTGCTCGAAGGCGAAGGCCTGCTCGATCTCGCACCCGCCTATGAGGTCTTCGCGCAACCCTCGCTCAACGCCTTCATGGCGCTCGGCCCCGCCGTGTGGTCGAAGACGCGTGCGGCGATCAGCGCGCTGCTCCGCGATGACAATCCGCGGCTGCGCGACGACAAGCCGCTGCGCAGCCGCGCGCTGCTGCCGCGCCAGGACGTGACGCTGCACCTGCCGTTCCACGTCGCCGGCTACACCGACTTCTATTCGTCGAAGGAGCACGCCACGAATGTCGGCGTGATGTTCCGCGGCAAGGACAACGCGCTGCAGCCGAACTGGCTGCACATGCCGATCGGCTACAACGGCCGTGCGTCGACCGTCGTGGTGTCGGGCACGAAGGTGCGCCGGCCGCGGGGCCAGCTCAAGCTTCCGACCGCCGACGTGCCGAGCTTCGGCCCGTGCAAGCGGCTCGATTTCGAGCTGGAGATGGGCGTGGTCATCGGCCAGTCCTCGCCGCTCGGCGAGATGCTGAGCGAGGCGCAGGCGGAGGCGATGATCTTCGGCTTCGTGCTGCTCAACGACTGGAGCGCGCGCGACATCCAGCAATGGGAATACGTCCCGCTCGGCCCGTTCCAGTCCAAGGCGTTCGTGACCTCGATCAGCCCGTGGGTGGTGACGCGAGAAGCGCTGGAGCCGTTCCGCGTCTCCGGGCCGGAGCAGGATCCGACGCCGTTGCCCTATCTGCAGCAGAAGAAAGCGCAGAACTACGATCTTGCGCTCGAGGTCGCCCTGCGAGCGTCAGGCGGCAATGCCGCTCAGAACATCTCACAGACCAACTTCAAATACATGTACTGGTCGAGCGTTCAGCAGCTGATGCACCACGCCTCATCAGGCTGCGCCATGAGCGTTGGCGATCTCCTCGGCAGCGGCACCATCTCCGGCCCCGAGAAGCACCAGCGCGGCAGCCTGCTCGAGATCAGCTGGAACGGCACCGAACCGGTCGAGCTCGCAGGCGGCGCAAAGCGCACGTTCCTGGAGGACGGCGACTCGCTCGTGATGCGCGGCTGGTGCCAAGGTCAGGGCTATCGCGTCGGCTTCGGCGAGGTGGAGGGCACGATAGTTGCGGCAGGGTAG
- a CDS encoding MBL fold metallo-hydrolase, producing the protein MAKGFASTTDMAEKKVTFSEIGPDLYAFTAEGDPNSAVIVGDDGCIVFDAQATPAMANKVIERVKAVTDRPIKYVVLSHYHAVRVLGASAYHAQGIVASQETHRLIVERGQQDWDSEYGRFPRLFQDAESIPGLTWPTLTFEGEMTIHLGKREVQLIQLGAGHTSGDIVAWVPDAEVMFSGDLIEYHSACYCGDAYLREWPSTLNEIRDFNPKAIAPGRGDALKGESTVREAIAMTRDFVTSLYGAAETSVAKGRSLKESMAATREVMDPKFSSFAIYEHCLPFNVSRAYDEASGIDDPVIWTAERDREMWARLQGEG; encoded by the coding sequence ATGGCGAAAGGTTTCGCATCCACCACTGATATGGCCGAGAAGAAGGTCACCTTCTCCGAGATCGGCCCGGATCTCTATGCCTTCACGGCGGAGGGCGATCCGAACTCGGCGGTCATCGTCGGCGACGACGGCTGCATCGTGTTCGACGCGCAGGCGACGCCGGCGATGGCCAACAAGGTGATCGAGCGCGTCAAGGCGGTGACCGACAGGCCGATCAAATATGTCGTGCTCTCGCATTACCACGCCGTGCGCGTGCTCGGCGCCTCGGCGTATCATGCGCAGGGCATCGTCGCCTCGCAGGAGACGCATCGGCTGATCGTCGAGCGCGGCCAGCAGGATTGGGATTCCGAATACGGCCGCTTCCCTCGGCTGTTCCAGGATGCCGAGAGCATTCCCGGCCTGACCTGGCCGACGCTCACGTTTGAGGGCGAGATGACCATCCATCTCGGCAAGCGCGAGGTGCAACTGATCCAGCTCGGCGCCGGCCACACCTCCGGCGACATCGTCGCCTGGGTGCCGGACGCCGAGGTGATGTTCTCTGGCGATCTCATCGAGTACCACTCGGCCTGCTATTGCGGTGACGCCTATTTGCGCGAATGGCCGTCGACCTTGAACGAGATCCGCGACTTCAATCCCAAGGCGATCGCGCCCGGCCGCGGCGACGCGCTGAAGGGCGAGTCGACGGTGCGAGAGGCCATCGCGATGACCCGCGATTTCGTGACCTCACTGTACGGCGCTGCTGAGACGTCGGTGGCCAAGGGGCGCAGCCTCAAGGAATCGATGGCGGCGACGCGCGAGGTCATGGACCCGAAGTTCTCGAGCTTCGCCATCTACGAGCACTGCCTGCCGTTCAACGTATCGCGCGCCTATGACGAAGCCAGCGGCATCGACGATCCCGTGATCTGGACCGCCGAGCGCGATCGCGAGATGTGGGCCCGCCTGCAAGGAGAAGGATGA